Sequence from the Schaalia sp. 19OD2882 genome:
CCCCGTCGATGGCCTCAAGGCAGGCCTGGACCTTCGGAATCATGCCCGAGGAGATTGCCTCACCCAGGGCCCTCAACTCGGAGGCCGTGATGGAACTGATGAGCGAGTCGGGATCCGGGTAGGCGCTGTGGATGCCCTCCACGTCGGTGAGCATCAGCAGCTTCGCGGCGCCAAGCGCCACCGCCAGGGCCGAGGCCGCAGCGTCGGCGTTGATGTTGAGCACCCCCGCCGGGTCGTCCTCGTCCAGGGCGATGGAGGAGATCACGGGGATGCGTCCGGCGTCGAGCAATTCGAGGACGGGCGCCGGGTCGACCTCGACGATGTCCCCCACCAGCCCGTAGTCCACCACGGTGCCGTCCTCACTGACGCGCCTGCGACGGGTGGCCCGGAAGAGGGCGCCGTCCTCGCCGGAGATGCCGACCGCCAGCGAGTCCTCCGAGTTGAGTTGGGCGACAAGGGTGCGCTGGACCTGGCCGGTGAGGACCATGCGCACCACCTCCATGGCCTCCGCGGTGGTCACCCGCACCCCGTCACAAAAGGGCGTTTCAATGCCGAGGCGCTTCATCATGGCGCTGACCTGCGGGCCTCCGCCGTGCACGACGACGGGCCGCATGCCGACCTGGCGCAGGAACTGGATGTCCTGGGCGAAAGCCACCTGCGCCTGCGGATCCGTCATGGCGTGTCCGCCGTATTTCACGACCACCGTCTGGCCGCGGAACTCGCGCATCCAACCCAGCGCTTCACTGAGGACCTGGGCGCGCTGGGTGGCGCTGAGGTCTGTGGGATCGTGCCGGGTGGCCATGGGGGCTCCTGTCTACGAGGG
This genomic interval carries:
- the argB gene encoding acetylglutamate kinase, whose translation is MATRHDPTDLSATQRAQVLSEALGWMREFRGQTVVVKYGGHAMTDPQAQVAFAQDIQFLRQVGMRPVVVHGGGPQVSAMMKRLGIETPFCDGVRVTTAEAMEVVRMVLTGQVQRTLVAQLNSEDSLAVGISGEDGALFRATRRRRVSEDGTVVDYGLVGDIVEVDPAPVLELLDAGRIPVISSIALDEDDPAGVLNINADAAASALAVALGAAKLLMLTDVEGIHSAYPDPDSLISSITASELRALGEAISSGMIPKVQACLEAIDGGVGQVHVVDGRLAHSVLIEVMTDEGTGTMVLPDEEDLA